In Campylobacter showae, the genomic stretch TCGTCTGTATAGTCACGGGCAGTGTTAAAGAAATAAACTATATTAATTTACTTCTTTAACACTGCTATTTAATTGTTAAAAGTCAAATTTCATTTTAACTAAAACAAGATCTTGATAAGGTATAGATTAGATATTTTATTTCTAATTTTGGAAATAAAATTACCCTTAACAAGGAAGTGATGCTTATTAAAAGATAAGCAGACGAGCTATTAGTACTGGTCAGCTAAAGGACTTTCATCCATTACACACCCAGCCTATCAAACTTATAGTCTATAAGAGCTCTTAAAAGAAGATTCATCTTGGAGTTGGCTTCCTGCTTAGATGCTTTCAGCGGTTATCACATCCCGACATAGCTACCCAGCGCTACCCTTGGCAGGATAACTGGTACACCAGTGGTCGGTTCAACCCGGTCCTCTCGTACTAGGGTCAACTCTCCTCAATCTTCTTGCGCCCACGGCAGATAGGGACCGAACTGTCTCACGACGTTCTGAACCCAGCTCGCGTACCGCTTTAAATGGCGAACAGCCATACCCTTGGGACCTGCTCCAGCCCCAGGATGCGATGAGCCGACATCGAGGTGCCAAACCTCCCCGTCGATGTGAGCTCTTGGGGGAGATCAGCCTGTTATCCCCGGGGTACCTTTTATCCTTTGAGCGATGGCCCTTCCACACAGAACCACCGGATCACTAAGACCGACTTTCGTCCCTGCTTGACGTGTATGTCTTGCAGTTAAGCTGGCTTTTGCCTTTATACTCTGCGAACGATTTCCAACCGTTCTGAGCCAACCTTTGTAAGCCTCCGTTACATTTTGGGAGGCGACCGCCCCAGTCAAACTACCCACCAGACATTGTCCTACTTGAGGATAACTCAAGCTAGTTAGCTATCAGAATAAAAAAGAGTGGTATCTCAACAACGGCTCACCATAAACTGGCGTCTATGGATCAAAGCCTCCCACCTATCCTGCACATTTTTATCCCAATAGCAGTGTCAAGCTGTAGTAAAGGTCCACGGGGTCTTTCCGTCTTGCCGCGGGTAGGAGGAATTTTCACCTCCACTACAATTTCACTGGATCCCTCTTCGAGACAGCTCCCATCTCGTTACGCCATTCATGCAGGTCGATATTTAATCGACAAGGAATTTCGCTACCTTAGGACCGTTATAGTTACGGCCGCCGTTTACTCGGGCTTCGATCAAACGCTTCGCAGAGCTAACGTCATCAATTAACCTTCGAGCACCGGGCAGGCGTCACACCCTATACATCCTCTTACGAGTTAGCAGAGTGCTGTGTTTTTGGTAAACAGTCGGGAGGGACTCTTTGTTGTAACCTTCAATGCTTACGGAGTAAATCCTTCACAAAGTTAGGCACACCTTATACCGAAGATACGGTGCTATTTTGCAGAGTTCCTTGAAGAGAGTTCTTCCACGCGCCTTAGAATACTCATCCCACCCACCTGTGTCGGTTTACGGTACGGGCAACTATAACTAAACTTAGAAACTTTTCTTGGCTCGACAGTATCAGCAATTCGCTATCCATTCCGAAGAACTTCAAACGCCTGTGGGGTCTCGGCTTAAAAAGATCCGGATTTGCCTGGATCTTAACCTACACCTTTCGACTAGCACTACCATCCGCTAGCTTGCTTAACTCTAAGCGTCCTTCCATCGCACATTATAGTTGGCATTGGAATATTAACCAATTTTCCATCGCATACCCCTTTCGGACTTTGCTTAGGACCCGGCTAACCCTACGATGACGAGCATCGCGTAGGAAACCTTGGGTTTACGGCGTTGGGGATTCTCACCCCAATTATCGCTACTCATGCCTGCATGCTCACTTGCATTCGCTCCAGCGCTCCTTACCGGTACACCTTCGACGCTGAATGCAACGCTCTCCTACCACTTAGTAAAACTAAGTCTAAAGCTTCGGTACTCATTTTAGCCCCGTTATATTTTCCGCGCAGAATCACTAGACCAGTGAGCTATTACGCTTTCTTTAAAGGATGGCTGCTTCTAAGCCAACCTCCTGGTTGTTTAAGTAACTCCACATCGTTTTCCACTTAAATGAGATTTAGGGACCTTAGCTGTTAGTCTGGGTTGTTCCCCTCTCGACGACGGATTTTATCACTCGCCGCCTGACTGCCATGATTACACACTAGGTATTCGGAGTTTGATAGGGTTTGGTACATTGGTGTATGCCCTAGCCCATTCAGTGCTCTACCCCCCAGTGTTACTACATGACGCTATACCTAAATATATTTCGGAGAGAACCAGCTATCACGATGTTTGATTGACCTTTCACCCCTATCCACAAGTCATCCCATGGCTTTTCAACGCCAGCGGGTTGGGTCCTCCACCGGCTCTTACACCGGCTTCAACCTGCTCATGGATAGATCACATCGTTTCGGGTCTGCAGCATCTGACTAAACGCCCTATTAAGACTCGCTTTCGCTACGGCTCCGGGTTTCCTTAACCTCGCCAGACACCACAACTCGCAGGCTCATTATGCAAAAGGCAGTCCATCACACGTCATAAAGAATCGTGCTCTGAATGATTGTAAGTAAATGGTTTCAGGTTCTATTTCACTCTGATCACCTCAGTTCTTTTCACCTTTCCCTCACGGTACTTGTGCACTATCGGTCTAGTAGTAGTATTTAGGGTTGGATCGTGGTCGACCCAGCTTCAGACAGAATATCACGTGTTCCGCCCTACTCAGGATACTGCTAAGCAAAACAAAGCTTTCATATACGGGAGTATCACCCTCTGTGCTTAATCTTTCCAGATTATTCTATTAGCTAAGTTTAGTCTATATCGCAGTCCTACAACCCCGTTAGTAAACTAACGGTTTGCCCTCTTACGCGTTCGCTCGCCGCTACTAGCGTAATCTCTTTTGATTTCTTTTCCTGAGGGTACTAAGATGTTTCAATTCCCCTCGTTCGCTCCATAATAGGTAGTTAAGCTCGCGCTTAACTGGGTTGCCCCATTCAGAAATTCCCGGATCAAAGCCCCTTGACGGCTCCCCGAGACTTATCGCAGCCTGGCACGTCTTTCATCGCCTCTACTAGCCAAGGCATCCACCACTTACTCTTAGTAGCTTACCTTTTATTAGTATATAATATATTCTAATTCGCATCACTTCCTTGTTAAAGGTAACTTGTAAATTTAAGATTTCAAAAACGAAGTCTCAAACCCAATATCTATTACGAAATTTAAATCTCTGGCTTTTAAGACGGAAAGCATTGACTAATACCTAGGTAAGTTTTAAATCCTATGATATCTTGTGACGTCAAACTTCTGCATTAAGCAAATAAGCAAGATCTTTAAATCTTTAACAAGTCCTGTAAAATTGTTTTATTTATTAAAACTTGATTGTGACTTTTAACAATGATAAACTAAATAACGTTTAGACTTCTCAGCTTGGTAAAGCCAAGCTTGCGACAAGGAGCTTCGCTCCCTTGACCCACCTAAAGCACAAAATTGCTTACGCAATTTCGTAAATTTAGAAGAATAGTCGTTTCCTAAAGTCTAATTAGAAAGCTTGAGTAAAAAGTCCTCTAATTAAACTTTATCTATTATGTTAAACTAATCATGGTGGAGAATAGCGGGATCGAACCGCTGACCTCCTGCGTGCAAAGCAGGCGCTCTCCCAGCTGAGCTAATTCCCCAATTAAATTCTCTGGTGGGCCTAACAAGACTTGAACTTGTGACCTCACCCTTATCAGGGGTGCACTCTAACCAGCTGAGCTATAGGCCCCTAAAGGTTTGTGTCAATCTTTCAAAACTAAACAAGGTCGATTGAGTAGATTATCTATAGCGATAACCTAAATTTTCCTTTGACGAATATCTTGTGAGAGAATATTCGTTGTACTCTAGAAAGGAGGTGATCCAACCGCAGGTTCTCCTACGGTTACCTTGTTACGACTTCACCCCAGTCGCTGATTCCACTGTGGACCATAACCGGTTTGGTATTTGGGCTTCGAGTGAAATCAACTCCCATGGTGTGACGGGCGGTGAGTACAAGACCCGGGAACGTATTCACCGTAGCATGGCTGATCTACGATTACTAGCGATTCCGGCTTCATGGAGTCGAGTTGCAGACTCCAATCCGAACTGGGACATATTTTATAGATTTGCTCCATCTCGCGATATTGCGTCTCATTGTATATGCCATTGTAGCACGTGTGTCGCCCCGGACATAAGGGCCATGATGACTTGACGTCGTCCACACCTTCCTCCTCCTTGCGAAGGCAGTCTCATTAGAGTGCTCGGCCGAACCGTTAGCAACTAATGACGTGGGTTGCGCTCGTTGCGGGACTTAACCCAACATCTCACGACACGAGCTGACGACAGCCGTGCAGCACCTGTCTTAACATTTCTGCAAGCAGACACTCTTCCATCTCTGGATGATTTGTTAGATATCAAGTCCGGGTAAGGTTCTTCGCGTATCTTCGAATTAAACCACATGCTCCACCGCTTGTGCGGGTCCCCGTCTATTCCTTTGAGTTTTAATCTTGCGACCGTACTCCCCAGGCGGTATACTTAATCCGTTAGGTGCATTACTGCCTCGACTAGCGAAGCAACAACTAGTATACATCGTTTAGGGCGTGGACTACCAGGGTATCTAATCCTGTTTGCTCCCCACGCTTTCACGCATTAGCGTCAGTTAAGTTCCAGCAGATCGCTTTCGCAATGGGTATTCTTCTTGATCTCTACGGATTTTACCCCTACACCAAGAATTCCATCTGCCTCTCCCTTACTCTAGATTATCAGTTTCCCAAGCAGTTTAACGGTTAAGCCGTTAGATTTCACAAGAGACTTGATAATCCGCCTACGCGTCCTTTACGCCCAGTGATTCCGAGTAACGCTTGCACCCTCCGTATTACCGCGGCTGCTGGCACGGAGTTAGCCGGTGCTTATTCCTTGGGTACCGTCATAATTCTTTCCCAAGAAAAGGAGTTTACGCTCCGAAAAGTGTCATCCTCCACGCGGCGTTGCTGCTTCAGGGTTTCCCCCATTGAGCAATATTCCCTACTGCTGCCTCCCGTAGGAGTCTGGACCGTGTCTCAGTTCCAGTGTGACTGATCATCCTCTCAGACCAGTTACGCGTCATAGCCTTGGTAAGCCATTACCTTACCAACTAGCTGATACGATATAGCCCTATCCATTACCGAAAAACTTTCCCGTATCTACTTATATAGATACGGAGTATAAGGTATTAGCAGTCGTTTCCAACTGTTGTCCCTTAGTAATGGGCAAGTTAGCTATATATTACTCACCCGTGCGCCACTAAGATTAAATAGCAAGCTACTTAATCTCCGTTCGACTTGCATGTATTAGGCACGCCGCCAGCGTTCACTCTGAGCCAGGATCAAACTCTCCATATTAAATTACCTAAATCATTAAAGATATTAGGATTTTATTATGAAGTTTTAATCAAAAAACTTTAATTTTATTAATTAGTTTTATCTCTTATCTACTTTCCAAGGAAAGCCTGATAAAAGATTGGCTCAATCGATCACTTGTTTAGATTTCAAAGATTGACTAATTAGTTTAACAGTGTTAATTTAAAAAACATAATTTAAGAGCTAGTTTCAAAAACTCTCAAAAATTAGAGAGTTGTTTATTTAACTCAAAATTAAAACTTACGATATTAAAAGAAAAGGCTTTATTAACGTGAAAGTTAAAGGTGGTTTCTCAATTCGTGAGCTGGAATTATACAAGCAATATGCTTAAAAGAAGCTGAAGGAATGAACCAAAATTGTATAATTTTTAATTTTGTGGACGGTTTGGAAAAGTAACCTGTACAAAACCAGTTTCAGGTGTTATAGTTATAGTTGCGGTTCTTCGTGCCGTACTCAAAACTATTTGACAGTTTTGTCCATTGTAAACCAACCTATTATAACCCCTAGTTGCACCACCGCCATTAGGAGTACTTACACTTCTCATAGGTCTTCCAAATTCATCAAAAGATAAAGTCTGCAAGCCAGCCTGTCCACATACACCGCGAAACTGAACATTAGTTATTCCAAAATTTGTCGTCAAATTATATTTATTGCTGACATTTGCGCAATCAGCATTCGGGATACCAGCCCATCCTGAGCTCATAAATTTATTCGGATCCAATGGGTCTCTTGCAACTTCGTTTGCCGAATTTAAATTACCCGTTGTAGCTCCATCATCATGATATACGCTATATCTCCATTCGTTTGCACCCCCGCAAAATGCAGCCTGAGTAAAAGTTATACTCCATCTCTTTCTAAACCAGTTGGCATCAGTAGGGTCAAATTTGCTATCCTGCATAGCTAGGTGCTGAGTATAGCGGATATGAGACACCACTTGATCGGCAGCTTCGGCGATATGATCATCGTTGATTCTTGGTAGCGCAGCGGCGGCTATTATTCCTATTACTACAATCACAACAACAAGCTCTAGCATAGTAAAGGCTTTTTTCATTAAATTTATCCCCTAATCATCTTTTATAATTTTAAAATTTGCGATTTTTACGCCAAATTTATAGACCGCTATATTACCATAATTATCTTTCTGGTCCAAAATTACTAATCGCAAATTTGAGTCCGGCTGTGTATCTATGCCGTAAAATTTAAGTCTCAAGGCTAGCTTTTTATCGTCTGTGAAAATTTTTTCCACACCTTCGTTTTCTAACTCCCTTGCAAGCTCTTTTGCTACGTGATATCTGTAAACAAAATGCTTGGTCGGATCTTTTAGCACGCCGTAAAGCATTTCGTTAAAAAGTACAAACAAAAACCCAACGAGCAAAGAAACCACGGCAAATGAAGCTAAAATTTTATACCCACGTCTAAACATCGGTAGTCTCACGCGGTACGAGCTAAAAAATACCCGAACCAAAATCGGCACCGAAATAACGCAAAAAGGCAAGTAGTTTTCGAGTTCCAGGCGCTGTCTGATCGACAAAAACAAGCAAAACAAAAATGCAGTTATGCAGACGAACCAGAGTAAATTTTTAGCCTCTTTTATCCAAATTCTATACATAGCATATACGAAATAGACAAAAATAAAAGGCGAAAATGCGGCTGCAAAGATGCTTACGGTATCAAGCAAATGGCCGCTAGGCTTGCCGCCGGAGTTAAATCCGTAAAGATAGAAACAAAGCGCGAAAAGCAGCGCCGAGGTCCACGCCATCCTAGCGTCGCGTCTATAAACTCCGAAAATAAAAATCGCCGAAAAATAAACCAAAAACGCGCCGCTAACAAAAGGCAACACGCATAAAAGCGCGTAAAAAGCTAGCATTTTGCGCAGCTGATAAAGATAAATACTTAAAAGCGAAAGCGCAATTATGATGCCGGCGTCGTTTACCAAGATCGCCGACGCCATCGTCGCAGGAAGCAGTATAAACACGACCGCGCTTACTACTCGGTCAAATTTGCGTTTTAAAATTTGCTTTGAGACCTTGTATAGCAGCGCGACGCTAAAAATGTGGCAAATAACAAAAGGAAGGCGCAAGGCATAGTCGTTTTGTCCGAAAATCTCAACCGAAGCTCTAGCCAAAACGGCTGAAATTTTAGGCGAGTTATAAAACGCATCCGCCTCGTAGTAGCTAATGCTAAGCGTGCTAATCGCGTACGACAAAAAGCAAAAATCTATAAGGCAGATGATAAAAAGTAAAAACGTTTCCGAGCGCAACATGGCTAAAATTTGGGCTTAAATTTGCTCTTCCCAGAAAAACTCTATCCACTCGTGTGCCTCTCTTACCGTAAAATCAGGCAACAAAAGCGCTTTTCGTTTATAAAATATAGTCGCGATCTTTAGCTCGATATGCGGGAAGCGCCTTAAAAGCTCTTGTTTGATAGCTACCATGCTCTCTCCCGTGTCGATCATGTCGTCCACTATCAAAATTTTATTAAATTTAGATAGGTCAGGGATGTTAAAGATATCGATGGTATCGAGCTTTTGCGTCTCTTCGTAGTGGATTGAGTTTAGCGTAAAAAGATTGCGGTTATTTAGCAAGCTCGCTAAAAAGTGCCCCAAAGTAAGCCCGCCGCGGGCGATCGCCAAAATCACCTCGGGCTCGAAATTTGCTTTGATATCCCGCACCATTATTTTTACGTCTTTGTGAAATTCCTCAAACGGATACTTTAGCATATTTTCTCCTTAATGCACTAAAAATACAATAAAACTAATGAGCGCAAGCACTATGACGCCGATATTTACGTATTCCCACTCGCGCCTCATGATGCGAACCAGCAAATACGCCATAAATCCAAACGAAAGCCCCGTCGTGATCGAGTACGTAAGCGGCATCAAAATAACTATCAAAAACGTCGAGATAGCGATGGCCGGATCTTTAAAATTTATATTTCCAAGCTCGCTAAACATCAGCACGCCCACCATCACGAGTATCGGATATATCGCGTTTGAAGGGATAGCTTTAAAAAGCGGCAGCATAAAAATCGTAAGCACGAAAAATAGTCCGCAAAATACCGCCGTTAGTCCCGTCTTGCCGCCCTCTTCTACGCCGCTAGCGCTCTCGGCAAACGACGTCGTAGTGCTAACGCCTACTAACGAGCCGGCTACCGTAGCTACCGCATCGGCTTCGAGGGTTTTTTCTAGTTTTTCGACGCCTTTTTGGTTGCTCTCGTCAAAGATTCCCGCCCTATTTCCCACGCCAGCTAGCGTGCCGATAGAGTCGAAAAGATCGGTTACGAAAAATGTAACGATCACCGGAAGCAGCGCGAAAGATAGCGCGCCCATGATGTCAAGCTCTAAGAATATCGGCGAGATCGAAGCCGGTAGCGAGATAAATTCTTTCGGATACGGCGCGATACCAAAAATCCAAGCGACCACCGAGGTCGTAAATACAGCGATGATAAAGGCGCCCTTAACCTTCCACGCCCAAAAAAGTATAACGAAAAATAGTCCCACAAAGCCCAAAATAACGTTTGGATCTTTTAAATTTCCAAGTCCGACCAGCACGGCGTCGTTATTTACGACTACGCCCATTTGCTGAAGCCCCACAAAGGCGATAAAGGCGCCTATGCCCGCGCTTATCGAGCGTCTGACGTCATCGGGAATTGATTTTAAGACCCAGATTCTAAAATTTGTAAAAGATAGCACGACGAAAATTATACCCGAGATGAAAACTACACCCAGAGCCGTCTGCCACGGTATCTGCATACCAAGCACGAGGCCAAATGTAAAATACGCGTTTAGTCCCATTCCCACGCTCATGGCCACCGGC encodes the following:
- a CDS encoding prepilin-type N-terminal cleavage/methylation domain-containing protein, with amino-acid sequence MKKAFTMLELVVVIVVIGIIAAAALPRINDDHIAEAADQVVSHIRYTQHLAMQDSKFDPTDANWFRKRWSITFTQAAFCGGANEWRYSVYHDDGATTGNLNSANEVARDPLDPNKFMSSGWAGIPNADCANVSNKYNLTTNFGITNVQFRGVCGQAGLQTLSFDEFGRPMRSVSTPNGGGATRGYNRLVYNGQNCQIVLSTARRTATITITPETGFVQVTFPNRPQN
- a CDS encoding glycosyltransferase family 39 protein — encoded protein: MLRSETFLLFIICLIDFCFLSYAISTLSISYYEADAFYNSPKISAVLARASVEIFGQNDYALRLPFVICHIFSVALLYKVSKQILKRKFDRVVSAVVFILLPATMASAILVNDAGIIIALSLLSIYLYQLRKMLAFYALLCVLPFVSGAFLVYFSAIFIFGVYRRDARMAWTSALLFALCFYLYGFNSGGKPSGHLLDTVSIFAAAFSPFIFVYFVYAMYRIWIKEAKNLLWFVCITAFLFCLFLSIRQRLELENYLPFCVISVPILVRVFFSSYRVRLPMFRRGYKILASFAVVSLLVGFLFVLFNEMLYGVLKDPTKHFVYRYHVAKELARELENEGVEKIFTDDKKLALRLKFYGIDTQPDSNLRLVILDQKDNYGNIAVYKFGVKIANFKIIKDD
- a CDS encoding phosphoribosyltransferase — protein: MLKYPFEEFHKDVKIMVRDIKANFEPEVILAIARGGLTLGHFLASLLNNRNLFTLNSIHYEETQKLDTIDIFNIPDLSKFNKILIVDDMIDTGESMVAIKQELLRRFPHIELKIATIFYKRKALLLPDFTVREAHEWIEFFWEEQI
- a CDS encoding NCS2 family permease, with amino-acid sequence MDFFKLKQNGTSVKTEFSAGLTTFLTMMYIVPVNAIIMSKTGMPMDALITATALITVIATVLNGVWANTPVAMSVGMGLNAYFTFGLVLGMQIPWQTALGVVFISGIIFVVLSFTNFRIWVLKSIPDDVRRSISAGIGAFIAFVGLQQMGVVVNNDAVLVGLGNLKDPNVILGFVGLFFVILFWAWKVKGAFIIAVFTTSVVAWIFGIAPYPKEFISLPASISPIFLELDIMGALSFALLPVIVTFFVTDLFDSIGTLAGVGNRAGIFDESNQKGVEKLEKTLEADAVATVAGSLVGVSTTTSFAESASGVEEGGKTGLTAVFCGLFFVLTIFMLPLFKAIPSNAIYPILVMVGVLMFSELGNINFKDPAIAISTFLIVILMPLTYSITTGLSFGFMAYLLVRIMRREWEYVNIGVIVLALISFIVFLVH